A portion of the Corynebacterium jeikeium genome contains these proteins:
- a CDS encoding HAD family hydrolase codes for MAGTTIDDRDEVYRVLREATEREGARYSDETFQHYMGTEKFWAIGNLLREGGIEPTPEVHNHAWEFFRAELVRTYKENPPTPLPGVEDMLKALHDKDIKVGLTTGFAREIVDIIVSSMGWDNGIIDTVVAGDEVEHGRPEPDLILAVMEKLGVTDKAAVISSGDTEADVRSAQAAGVTSMGVLTGHLTREQFESLGADYVLDSSANLLDIVEK; via the coding sequence ATGGCTGGCACCACCATCGACGACCGTGACGAGGTCTACCGCGTCCTCCGCGAAGCCACCGAACGCGAAGGTGCCCGCTACTCCGATGAGACTTTCCAGCACTACATGGGTACCGAGAAGTTCTGGGCGATTGGCAATCTGCTCCGTGAAGGTGGAATCGAGCCGACGCCAGAGGTCCATAATCACGCCTGGGAGTTCTTCCGCGCCGAGCTTGTTCGCACGTACAAGGAAAACCCGCCGACCCCGCTGCCAGGCGTCGAAGACATGCTGAAGGCGCTGCACGATAAGGACATCAAAGTCGGCTTGACGACGGGCTTTGCGCGCGAAATCGTCGATATCATTGTCTCCTCTATGGGGTGGGACAACGGGATTATCGACACCGTTGTCGCCGGTGACGAAGTCGAGCACGGCCGCCCCGAGCCCGACCTGATTCTGGCTGTTATGGAGAAGCTCGGTGTGACCGACAAGGCAGCTGTCATTAGCTCCGGGGACACCGAGGCTGATGTCCGTTCCGCCCAGGCCGCTGGCGTCACCAGCATGGGTGTGCTCACCGGCCACTTGACTCGCGAACAGTTCGAGTCCCTCGGTGCCGACTACGTCCTGGATTCGTCCGCGAACCTGCTGGACATTGTTGAAAAGTAG
- a CDS encoding dehydrogenase, which translates to MTTPTPPTTAPSTAPTEKAQALVWHGGSDFRMQEVPIPALHEGETLVEITTATICGSDRHTALGRRSAPCPSVLGHEGVGVVRATRNPDLQVGQRVVFSVTAPCMECDRCERGMTAKCRILKKTGHEAFDSDWPLSGTYASHIVLRNHQPVVVVPDSLPDVAASIATCAGATVIACMEQAGPLAGKRVLVMGIGMLGLIAVEAAVCGGAAEVVAMDRNQTRLEWARQLGAVVPDPSAAGADSEPEPFDITLEFSGSEFGVTTCIGSLDIGGRAVLAGSVATSPAYALDPEWLVRGWRTITGVHNYEPRHLAQAVEFLADSQIDWDTAVSAPIALEDVPAEVEAVQDMYLRATVTFS; encoded by the coding sequence ATGACGACTCCGACTCCCCCAACCACCGCCCCTTCAACTGCGCCGACGGAAAAGGCCCAGGCGCTTGTCTGGCACGGCGGTAGCGACTTTCGCATGCAGGAGGTTCCTATCCCTGCTTTGCACGAAGGCGAAACCTTAGTGGAAATCACCACCGCCACCATCTGCGGCTCCGACCGTCACACCGCTCTCGGTCGTCGCAGTGCGCCCTGCCCCAGCGTCCTCGGCCACGAGGGAGTCGGAGTCGTCCGCGCTACCCGCAACCCAGATTTGCAGGTTGGCCAGCGCGTTGTGTTCTCTGTCACCGCGCCATGCATGGAGTGCGACCGCTGTGAACGCGGCATGACCGCCAAGTGCCGGATTTTGAAAAAGACTGGTCACGAGGCCTTCGATAGCGACTGGCCTCTTTCAGGGACCTATGCTTCCCATATTGTGCTGCGCAACCATCAGCCAGTGGTAGTAGTCCCCGACTCGCTTCCCGATGTCGCTGCCTCCATCGCGACCTGCGCCGGCGCCACAGTGATCGCTTGTATGGAACAGGCTGGACCCCTTGCAGGTAAACGAGTCCTGGTTATGGGCATCGGCATGCTCGGCCTCATCGCTGTTGAGGCAGCTGTTTGTGGTGGCGCCGCTGAGGTTGTGGCCATGGACCGTAACCAGACTCGGCTTGAATGGGCACGACAGTTGGGTGCGGTTGTGCCCGACCCGTCGGCTGCTGGTGCCGATTCCGAACCAGAGCCTTTCGATATCACCCTCGAGTTCTCCGGTAGCGAATTCGGAGTCACTACCTGCATCGGCAGCCTCGACATAGGTGGTCGAGCGGTGCTGGCCGGAAGTGTTGCCACGTCACCGGCTTATGCCCTCGATCCGGAGTGGCTCGTCCGTGGCTGGCGCACCATCACCGGTGTCCATAACTACGAGCCACGGCATCTTGCGCAGGCAGTAGAGTTCCTTGCTGACTCCCAGATTGATTGGGACACGGCTGTGTCGGCACCAATTGCGCTAGAGGATGTGCCTGCGGAGGTGGAGGCGGTGCAGGATATGTATTTGAGAGCGACTGTGACGTTTTCCTAG
- a CDS encoding DUF2075 domain-containing protein, whose amino-acid sequence MKCAIRVVKAREVRLSTTGCNVSKRKLLPAPRAFVERVDYASSGIDELKGKDIPYRRFIIDYPTVYIISLRDNKGSYRVYVGETNSIVQRTTQHLEGDTKASNSKRNLWIDLRDGAGTQMYVIGHSLFNKSLTLDIENRLMQYLPSNESVKSASETSVATENARTNAQGDYFTKEHLDKSFTQIWSKLHALDQQLFPAERIIRESALFKASPFHELTTEQSDAKFEIINAVVDQMQSIGDSRLIMVSGAAGTGKTVLLSSVFYDLNQKLPAIEEHLGKSTLDAYMLVNHDEQVTVYQQVAEKLGISSTKNLKVMKPTSFINHRNPGEKVDVVLIDEAHLLWTQGKQSYRGKNHLKDILERAHVVVAVFDPDQILAANQVWEPADLEWMEQRVDKSIDLKLQMRMLASEDTIQWVRSFVDDGIIHKIPEDNKYSIKIFDDPNQLYESIKDKASNVEEGLSRLIATYDWQFSSARPPAENELWRVRVGDFSMPWNNQKKSTEKKTAGLQLSWAERPQTIDEIGSIFTIQGFDLNYAGVIIGPSVKYRDGKIIFDPSESWNPNVKNKRTLKDGSKQSFAEELLKNQLNVLLTRGVHGLHIYAVDRELREALVAAASGIADD is encoded by the coding sequence ATGAAGTGCGCTATCCGCGTAGTAAAAGCACGGGAAGTTCGCTTAAGCACGACAGGTTGTAACGTGAGCAAGAGAAAACTGCTTCCAGCCCCAAGGGCATTTGTTGAGCGAGTCGACTACGCAAGTAGTGGCATCGACGAGCTAAAAGGCAAAGACATTCCTTACCGCCGTTTTATTATTGACTACCCTACGGTCTACATCATTTCATTGCGGGACAACAAGGGATCCTATCGAGTCTATGTGGGGGAAACGAACTCGATTGTCCAGCGAACGACCCAACATCTCGAGGGGGATACAAAGGCATCTAACTCCAAGCGAAATCTCTGGATTGATTTACGTGATGGCGCTGGGACCCAGATGTACGTGATTGGGCACTCTCTATTTAATAAGTCGTTGACTCTGGATATTGAGAATCGACTTATGCAGTACTTGCCTAGCAACGAATCGGTGAAGTCTGCCAGTGAGACCAGTGTTGCTACTGAGAATGCGCGAACAAATGCGCAAGGTGATTACTTCACCAAAGAGCATTTAGACAAATCTTTCACCCAGATTTGGTCTAAACTACATGCGCTGGATCAACAGCTATTTCCAGCTGAACGTATTATCCGCGAATCTGCACTTTTTAAAGCATCACCTTTCCATGAGCTAACTACAGAGCAGTCTGATGCAAAGTTTGAGATAATTAATGCAGTTGTAGATCAAATGCAATCAATCGGCGACTCTAGGCTGATTATGGTCTCAGGCGCTGCTGGAACCGGCAAAACAGTATTGCTTAGCAGCGTTTTTTATGACTTGAATCAAAAACTCCCAGCTATCGAAGAACATCTTGGGAAATCGACCCTTGACGCGTATATGCTAGTCAACCACGATGAGCAGGTTACTGTTTATCAGCAGGTTGCTGAAAAACTCGGTATTTCGAGTACCAAGAATCTTAAAGTCATGAAGCCGACATCCTTTATCAATCATCGGAATCCTGGGGAAAAGGTAGATGTCGTTCTAATCGACGAAGCTCATTTGCTATGGACGCAAGGAAAACAGTCGTACAGGGGTAAAAATCACCTCAAAGATATTCTCGAACGTGCACATGTAGTGGTAGCAGTATTTGATCCTGACCAGATTCTTGCCGCAAATCAGGTGTGGGAGCCGGCGGATTTGGAATGGATGGAGCAACGAGTCGATAAAAGTATTGATTTAAAGCTTCAGATGAGGATGCTTGCCTCGGAGGATACCATTCAGTGGGTACGCTCTTTTGTCGATGACGGTATTATCCATAAAATTCCGGAGGATAATAAATATAGTATTAAGATTTTCGATGATCCTAACCAGCTTTACGAGTCAATTAAGGACAAAGCGTCGAATGTAGAGGAAGGATTATCTAGGTTAATAGCCACGTATGATTGGCAGTTTTCGAGTGCTCGGCCACCTGCGGAGAATGAACTCTGGCGGGTTCGAGTCGGTGATTTTTCAATGCCATGGAACAATCAAAAGAAGAGTACTGAGAAGAAGACTGCAGGTCTACAGCTGAGCTGGGCAGAGCGCCCACAAACTATTGATGAAATTGGTTCTATTTTTACTATCCAGGGTTTTGACCTGAACTATGCTGGTGTCATTATTGGCCCCTCTGTCAAATATCGTGATGGAAAGATTATCTTTGACCCATCTGAGTCGTGGAACCCAAATGTGAAGAATAAACGAACGTTGAAAGACGGGTCGAAACAGTCCTTCGCTGAAGAACTGTTGAAGAATCAGCTTAATGTCTTACTTACTCGAGGGGTACACGGGCTACATATCTATGCTGTGGATCGCGAGCTTCGTGAAGCGTTGGTTGCTGCCGCATCTGGAATAGCGGATGATTAA
- a CDS encoding scramblase, with translation MSSYWDNPKSLWDQIPQHDQEDASGQQPPAPEQPAAPEQPSAPEQPPAAAQLPPQQGRYQGLLSHNSIVIQQIRNFMADDFDILDTEGHCIGKIETTGSTLSRMFMGSRRLTVSEPDGTPVFVITDPTDFTLDRYEVYYPDPHATDTEGKQQGGAESSRLLATIQQKFAFFKRRLEISIPGFANCEVDGDVWHYDATFMINDVRVAQMSRKWSGFANLLSGNERYVLQLKDDLPPQLRAAIIGAAIALDLMAKKAQSD, from the coding sequence ATGAGTTCATATTGGGATAACCCAAAGTCGCTGTGGGATCAGATTCCACAGCACGATCAGGAAGATGCTTCCGGGCAGCAGCCTCCCGCACCGGAACAGCCTGCCGCGCCTGAGCAACCTTCCGCGCCGGAGCAGCCTCCCGCGGCCGCACAGCTTCCGCCACAGCAAGGGCGTTACCAGGGACTGCTCTCGCACAACAGCATCGTTATCCAGCAGATTCGAAACTTCATGGCGGATGATTTCGACATTTTGGATACCGAGGGCCACTGCATCGGAAAGATCGAAACTACGGGCAGCACGCTGAGCCGAATGTTTATGGGCTCTCGTCGCCTGACAGTGTCCGAACCGGACGGCACTCCGGTATTCGTTATCACCGACCCGACCGATTTCACCCTTGATCGCTACGAGGTCTATTACCCCGACCCGCATGCGACTGATACCGAAGGCAAGCAGCAAGGTGGAGCAGAGTCATCGCGCCTTCTGGCCACTATTCAGCAAAAGTTTGCGTTCTTTAAGCGGCGGCTGGAGATTTCCATCCCCGGTTTTGCCAATTGCGAGGTCGACGGCGACGTCTGGCATTACGACGCCACTTTTATGATCAATGACGTCAGAGTCGCACAGATGTCACGCAAGTGGTCGGGGTTTGCGAATCTCCTATCCGGCAATGAACGCTATGTGCTGCAGCTCAAGGATGATTTGCCACCACAATTGCGCGCGGCGATCATTGGTGCCGCCATTGCCCTGGATTTGATGGCGAAAAAGGCGCAATCCGACTAG
- a CDS encoding thiamine pyrophosphokinase → MSLFSRNEKDLPGISGTVRDGSRLDRALKRMGEGDIVVIDAPDISRPLAQQLIDAKVAAVVNTGAFTTGFVPNYGPQMMRDADIEMVQNVGDEVFEKLKDGKNGRLDDGKLYHGDRLIGQGDEVDQDELERAFDEGRTSMVDRLEALSGNLVEFAKTESPLYIDGLGIPDETEPLRGRKVVVVSPGEGHRKTLEDLKNFIREYEPLLIGVDTGADTLFDLKYEPDYIIGDPENINSEALRSAGCVILPADPDGHAVGLERIQDLGIGAMTFPALSDSATDLALVFAAHHDADMVVSVGAPQNIDSIYHAENQSGVPSALLSRLKVGEKLVDGRMVADLYQVNSRGFGVAWAILAIFVAVAVIFAIAGTSGDGSVSENLIDTWNSIALWFQGLFK, encoded by the coding sequence ATGAGTCTGTTCTCTCGGAACGAAAAAGATCTTCCTGGCATTTCGGGGACCGTGCGGGACGGTTCCCGCCTGGATCGTGCGCTAAAGCGCATGGGCGAAGGCGACATCGTGGTGATCGATGCGCCGGATATCTCGCGTCCTCTGGCACAGCAGTTGATTGATGCCAAGGTCGCCGCAGTGGTGAACACCGGCGCGTTTACCACGGGTTTTGTACCGAATTACGGCCCGCAGATGATGCGCGATGCCGACATTGAAATGGTGCAGAACGTCGGCGACGAGGTCTTTGAGAAGCTCAAGGACGGCAAGAACGGCAGGCTTGACGACGGCAAGCTCTACCACGGTGACCGCCTGATTGGTCAGGGCGACGAGGTCGACCAGGACGAGCTCGAGCGCGCCTTCGACGAGGGCCGCACCAGCATGGTCGACCGCCTGGAGGCGCTTTCCGGCAACTTGGTGGAGTTCGCCAAGACCGAGTCTCCGCTTTACATCGATGGCCTGGGCATTCCGGACGAGACGGAGCCGCTGCGTGGCCGCAAGGTCGTTGTTGTTAGCCCTGGTGAGGGACACCGCAAGACGCTGGAAGACTTAAAGAACTTCATCCGCGAGTACGAGCCGCTGCTCATCGGCGTCGACACCGGTGCCGACACGCTCTTCGACCTGAAGTACGAGCCGGACTACATCATCGGTGATCCGGAGAACATCAACTCTGAGGCACTGCGGTCTGCCGGATGCGTGATCCTGCCCGCTGATCCGGACGGTCACGCGGTAGGCCTGGAGCGCATCCAGGACCTCGGCATTGGTGCCATGACCTTCCCGGCGCTGTCCGATTCCGCCACTGACCTGGCGCTGGTATTCGCCGCGCATCACGACGCCGACATGGTCGTCTCCGTCGGCGCCCCGCAGAACATCGACAGCATCTACCACGCTGAGAACCAAAGTGGTGTGCCGTCGGCGTTGCTGTCGCGTTTGAAGGTCGGGGAGAAGCTTGTCGACGGTCGCATGGTCGCCGACCTCTACCAAGTCAATAGCCGTGGTTTTGGCGTGGCCTGGGCAATCCTGGCTATCTTTGTCGCCGTTGCGGTGATTTTCGCTATCGCTGGTACTTCCGGTGATGGTTCTGTCAGCGAGAATCTGATTGATACCTGGAACTCCATTGCACTGTGGTTCCAGGGGCTGTTTAAGTAG
- a CDS encoding nucleotide pyrophosphohydrolase, producing the protein MEVSRETVEQLFKFSSDRKWEVFHTPENLAKAISIESAELLELFQWDAKYEKADLEDELADVLSYCLLLARRAEIDPNEAIAKKIALNEVRYPRSKSTGSSLKHDRL; encoded by the coding sequence ATGGAAGTTAGTCGGGAAACAGTAGAGCAGCTTTTCAAGTTCTCTTCTGACAGAAAGTGGGAGGTTTTTCATACTCCTGAGAATCTTGCTAAAGCGATCTCAATTGAGTCTGCTGAGTTGCTCGAACTTTTTCAATGGGACGCAAAATACGAAAAAGCCGATCTCGAGGATGAGCTTGCAGATGTGCTGAGCTACTGCCTTTTACTGGCTCGTAGGGCTGAAATCGATCCTAATGAGGCGATTGCGAAGAAAATCGCCTTAAATGAAGTGCGCTATCCGCGTAGTAAAAGCACGGGAAGTTCGCTTAAGCACGACAGGTTGTAA
- a CDS encoding CTP synthase translates to MVTKYIIVTGGVASSLGKGLTAASLGRLLTSRGLKVTMQKLDPYLNVDPGTMNPFQHGEVFVTEDGAETDLDLGHYERFLDRNLSAGGNVTTGKVYSSVIAKERRGEFLGQTVQVIPHITDEIKSRIVAMGNADANGEKPDVVITEIGGTVGDIESQPFLEAARQVRHDVGRENVFYLHVSLVPYLGPSKELKTKPTQHSVAELRSIGLVPDAVVLRCDRDVPDSLKNKIALMCDIDREGVVSCPDAPSIYDIPKVLYEEHLDTFIIRRLNLPFRDMDWAVWGDLLERVHNPKGEVTVALVGKYIDLPDAYLSVAEAVRAAGFAHRVKANIRWVASDDCETPEGLKQNMASVDAIVIPGGFGGRGIEGKIATIRYAKETGTPLLGICLGMQCVVIEAARTAGVEGASSTEFDENAAEPVIATMEEQLQAVSGEADLGGSMRLGSYPAKLAEDSVVAGLYGTTDVTERHRHRYEVNNAYRAQLEEAGLVISGTSPDGKLVEFVEYPTDVHPYLVATQAHPELKSRPTNAHPLFDGLIAAALKRA, encoded by the coding sequence GTGGTTACGAAATACATCATCGTTACGGGAGGCGTAGCCTCCTCCCTCGGCAAAGGCTTAACCGCGGCTTCGCTCGGCCGCCTGCTCACCTCGCGTGGTCTGAAAGTGACTATGCAGAAGCTCGATCCCTACCTCAATGTGGATCCGGGCACCATGAACCCCTTCCAGCACGGCGAGGTCTTCGTCACCGAAGACGGCGCAGAAACCGACCTGGACCTCGGTCACTACGAGCGCTTCCTCGACCGCAATCTCTCCGCCGGCGGCAACGTCACCACCGGCAAGGTCTATTCCTCGGTCATCGCCAAGGAGCGCCGCGGCGAATTCCTCGGCCAGACCGTCCAGGTCATCCCGCACATCACCGACGAGATTAAATCCCGCATCGTCGCCATGGGGAACGCGGACGCGAACGGCGAAAAGCCCGACGTGGTCATCACCGAAATCGGCGGCACCGTCGGCGATATCGAATCGCAGCCCTTCCTGGAAGCCGCGCGTCAAGTGCGTCACGACGTCGGCCGCGAAAACGTCTTCTACCTGCACGTGTCGCTGGTTCCGTACCTCGGCCCTTCCAAGGAACTGAAGACCAAGCCCACCCAGCACTCGGTGGCTGAGCTTCGCTCGATTGGTCTGGTTCCCGATGCCGTCGTTTTGCGATGCGACCGCGACGTCCCGGACTCCCTCAAGAACAAGATTGCGCTGATGTGCGACATCGACCGCGAGGGAGTGGTGTCCTGCCCGGATGCGCCGAGCATCTACGACATCCCGAAGGTCCTCTATGAAGAGCACCTGGACACCTTCATCATCCGCCGCCTCAACCTGCCGTTCCGCGACATGGATTGGGCCGTGTGGGGAGACCTGCTCGAGCGCGTCCACAACCCGAAGGGCGAGGTCACGGTGGCGCTCGTCGGTAAGTACATCGATCTGCCGGATGCCTACCTATCCGTCGCGGAAGCCGTGCGTGCCGCCGGTTTCGCCCACCGCGTGAAGGCGAACATCCGCTGGGTTGCCTCCGATGACTGCGAAACCCCCGAGGGGCTGAAGCAAAACATGGCCAGCGTGGACGCGATCGTCATCCCCGGCGGCTTCGGCGGTCGTGGCATCGAAGGCAAGATCGCGACCATCCGCTACGCCAAGGAAACCGGCACGCCACTGCTGGGAATCTGCCTGGGTATGCAGTGCGTTGTCATCGAGGCGGCGCGCACCGCAGGCGTTGAAGGTGCGTCCTCGACCGAGTTCGACGAGAACGCGGCCGAGCCGGTCATCGCCACGATGGAGGAACAGCTCCAGGCCGTCTCTGGAGAGGCTGACCTGGGCGGATCCATGCGCCTGGGCTCCTACCCGGCGAAGCTTGCCGAAGACTCCGTTGTCGCCGGCCTCTACGGCACCACCGATGTCACCGAGCGCCACCGCCACCGCTACGAGGTCAACAACGCCTACCGCGCGCAGCTCGAAGAGGCAGGCCTGGTCATCTCGGGTACCTCGCCGGACGGCAAACTCGTCGAATTCGTCGAATACCCCACGGACGTGCACCCATACCTCGTGGCCACGCAGGCGCATCCGGAGCTGAAGTCACGCCCCACCAACGCCCATCCGCTTTTCGACGGCCTCATCGCCGCAGCCCTCAAGCGCGCTTAG
- a CDS encoding alpha/beta fold hydrolase has translation MGTHRAFAKLARSATALLAAAGVALAVAPIAAAAPASATDNDQVLSWTEMGDWGPKANDFPTVMVNQGMTENISPEGTNVQCVPAPGENPVVMIHGMNSNSYQTYARMAPELKAMGKCLYAFNVGKLGPDEFSVLGSIPTMRNMTPLDTALAELTAKIDTLKAETGATAVDIVGHSAGGALAAAYAKQEQGRGIGTVVSLAGVLHGTTLLGASYGLEQLNQFDNAGDKAAGYIVSPSLVDLMQHGQFMAKINEGGLEQPGVNYVAISTQVDEAVTPMAASQWSAPTSNNILLQDGCSADLSGHIGLTFSPRAIALVANALGRNVEVPCVPVTAVFEGGINDNANVRPEHVNAVSDGITEIDGRIAQAAGAR, from the coding sequence ATGGGCACTCATCGAGCATTCGCAAAGCTGGCACGGTCAGCCACAGCACTGTTGGCTGCGGCTGGTGTCGCTCTGGCGGTGGCTCCCATCGCGGCTGCCGCACCGGCTTCGGCAACTGATAATGATCAGGTCCTGTCCTGGACCGAAATGGGTGACTGGGGGCCAAAGGCAAATGATTTCCCCACTGTCATGGTCAACCAGGGGATGACGGAAAACATCAGCCCAGAGGGCACGAATGTGCAGTGTGTTCCTGCTCCTGGTGAGAATCCGGTGGTCATGATCCACGGCATGAACTCGAACTCGTACCAGACCTATGCCCGCATGGCACCGGAGCTAAAGGCAATGGGGAAGTGTCTGTACGCATTTAACGTCGGCAAGCTGGGTCCTGACGAGTTTTCGGTGCTGGGCTCTATTCCAACCATGCGCAACATGACCCCGCTGGATACCGCGTTGGCTGAGCTGACTGCGAAGATTGACACCCTCAAGGCGGAAACTGGTGCTACCGCCGTCGATATTGTTGGTCACTCTGCCGGTGGCGCCTTGGCTGCCGCCTACGCCAAGCAGGAGCAGGGGCGGGGAATCGGCACCGTCGTTTCCCTGGCGGGCGTGCTGCATGGCACAACTCTGCTGGGCGCTTCCTATGGTTTGGAGCAGCTCAACCAGTTCGACAATGCCGGTGACAAAGCTGCGGGGTACATTGTCAGCCCCAGCCTGGTGGATCTGATGCAGCACGGCCAGTTCATGGCCAAGATCAATGAGGGCGGCTTGGAGCAGCCGGGCGTCAACTACGTTGCAATCTCTACTCAGGTTGATGAAGCCGTCACGCCAATGGCTGCAAGCCAGTGGAGCGCACCGACTTCCAACAACATCCTCCTACAGGATGGTTGCTCTGCGGACCTGTCGGGCCACATCGGGCTGACTTTCTCGCCTCGGGCAATTGCACTTGTGGCCAATGCGCTCGGACGTAATGTTGAGGTTCCGTGCGTGCCGGTAACCGCCGTTTTTGAAGGTGGCATCAACGACAATGCCAATGTGCGCCCAGAACACGTCAATGCCGTCTCTGACGGAATCACGGAAATCGACGGACGCATCGCTCAGGCTGCAGGGGCGCGGTAG
- a CDS encoding DUF4177 domain-containing protein — MPHYEVLQVVLKEKFIGTGSANLTELERVINDKASQGFRLHTITTASSGSKGLMGGDRIQATMIFESIA; from the coding sequence ATGCCTCATTATGAAGTTCTTCAGGTGGTTCTGAAGGAAAAGTTCATCGGTACCGGCTCAGCTAATCTGACAGAGCTTGAGAGGGTAATCAACGACAAGGCTTCGCAGGGGTTTCGGCTGCACACGATTACTACTGCCTCTTCGGGCAGTAAGGGGCTGATGGGCGGGGACCGCATCCAGGCGACCATGATCTTCGAGAGTATCGCGTAG
- a CDS encoding type 1 glutamine amidotransferase: protein MPDLTNKTIAVLATDGFEDSELTSPAEAVKNAGATVHVISTEEGSIEGKNGTKVDVDKLTSSVSADDYDALILPGGTVNADQIRIDKDAVALVKGFAAANKPIGVICHGGWILTDADVLKGRTITSYISVKTDLINAGANWVDEEVVVDGNLISSRTPADLEAFNKALVENF, encoded by the coding sequence ATGCCTGATTTAACGAATAAGACCATTGCAGTTTTGGCCACCGATGGATTTGAGGACTCCGAGCTGACGAGCCCGGCTGAGGCCGTGAAGAATGCCGGTGCGACCGTGCACGTTATCTCCACGGAGGAAGGCTCCATTGAGGGCAAGAATGGCACGAAGGTGGACGTCGATAAGCTCACCAGCAGCGTTTCTGCCGATGATTACGATGCCCTGATTCTGCCTGGCGGCACCGTGAATGCAGACCAGATTCGCATCGATAAGGATGCCGTCGCGCTAGTGAAGGGGTTCGCCGCAGCTAACAAGCCAATCGGCGTGATTTGCCACGGCGGTTGGATTCTCACCGATGCGGATGTGCTGAAGGGCCGCACTATTACCTCCTACATCAGCGTCAAGACTGACCTGATTAACGCTGGCGCCAACTGGGTCGATGAGGAAGTTGTCGTTGACGGCAACCTGATTTCCTCCCGCACCCCGGCCGACCTTGAGGCTTTCAACAAGGCACTCGTAGAGAACTTCTAA